The following proteins are encoded in a genomic region of Sulfurimonas sp. HSL3-7:
- a CDS encoding pyridoxal phosphate-dependent aminotransferase → MSFDFDRVVDRTVGNAEKYALRQKLFGTEDLLPMWVADMDIETPPCIVEAVQKRAAHPIYGYEEVPQSAFDAQIAWMKKRHGLSIQREWMFYSHSVVTTINTAIHAFTKPGEKVVVQTPIYPPFMHTVTQNGRHILRNPLKRSEKGDYTFDFDDLRSKIDADTKLLLLCSPHNPVGRVWSREELQALADICLEHDIKVVADEIHSDLVYAPHRHTPFSSLSEAAANITVTAIGPGKTFNVAGLAISTVVVQNEAMRERFSTAYERIHFAQGNVFAHAGFEAAYSQGEAWLEALLVHLQKNSAKLEALCRRHSEKIRFVPPQGTYLAWLDCSGMDLGNRELRRFFIEEAALGLSPGTSFGKEGSGYMRLNFAVPSSVMDDAIAQLDLALSNFGEYGL, encoded by the coding sequence ACCGGGTCGTCGACAGAACCGTAGGCAATGCGGAAAAATACGCGTTGCGGCAAAAACTTTTCGGCACGGAAGATCTTCTTCCGATGTGGGTAGCCGATATGGACATCGAAACACCGCCCTGCATCGTCGAGGCGGTCCAGAAACGTGCGGCCCACCCGATCTACGGTTATGAGGAGGTGCCGCAAAGCGCCTTTGATGCGCAAATAGCCTGGATGAAAAAACGTCACGGCCTCTCGATTCAACGCGAATGGATGTTCTATTCGCACTCCGTCGTCACGACGATCAATACCGCGATCCATGCCTTTACGAAACCGGGTGAGAAGGTGGTTGTTCAGACGCCGATCTACCCGCCGTTTATGCATACGGTCACGCAAAACGGGCGTCATATTTTGCGCAACCCCTTGAAACGCAGTGAGAAGGGCGACTATACTTTTGACTTTGACGACCTGCGTTCAAAGATCGATGCCGACACCAAACTCCTGCTCTTGTGCTCACCGCATAATCCGGTAGGACGGGTCTGGTCGCGCGAAGAGCTGCAGGCGTTGGCGGATATCTGCCTTGAGCATGATATCAAGGTTGTGGCCGACGAGATCCATTCCGATCTGGTCTATGCACCGCATCGACATACCCCTTTTTCATCGTTAAGCGAGGCGGCCGCCAATATCACGGTGACGGCGATCGGTCCGGGCAAGACCTTTAATGTGGCGGGTCTTGCCATCTCGACAGTCGTGGTGCAAAACGAAGCGATGCGCGAACGCTTTTCCACTGCGTACGAGCGTATCCATTTTGCACAGGGCAATGTTTTTGCCCATGCGGGATTCGAGGCGGCCTACAGCCAGGGCGAGGCCTGGTTGGAAGCGCTGCTGGTCCATCTGCAAAAAAACAGTGCCAAACTCGAGGCGCTGTGCCGTCGACACAGTGAAAAGATCCGTTTTGTTCCGCCGCAAGGGACCTATCTGGCGTGGCTGGACTGTTCGGGTATGGATCTCGGCAACAGGGAACTTCGGCGCTTTTTTATTGAAGAGGCGGCGTTGGGACTGAGTCCCGGAACCTCATTCGGCAAAGAGGGGAGCGGTTATATGCGGCTGAACTTTGCTGTGCCGTCTTCTGTGATGGATGATGCCATCGCGCAACTGGATCTGGCATTGAGCAATTTCGGTGAGTACGGGTTGTAA
- a CDS encoding Sir2 family NAD-dependent protein deacetylase yields the protein MILSGAGLSAESDISTFRDSDGLWERYDVMEVCSTQGWQQNRKLVTDFYNARRRELAKKEPNAAHFALAELERKYPGRVWNLTQNVDDMLERAGCKEVIHLHGTLRDLRCESCHRLFDIGYRAQKEEERCPYCGSADVRHNVVMFGESAPEYRHIYEAVDDCGLFVAIGTSGRVIDIASLAGEFYHSILVNPKREEHITAYGNFDKMIDAYFEHFLQERATAAAAEMTAMIEEYLDEE from the coding sequence ATGATCCTCAGTGGGGCGGGTCTGAGCGCAGAGAGCGACATCAGCACCTTTCGCGACAGTGACGGGCTGTGGGAGAGGTATGACGTGATGGAGGTCTGCTCTACGCAGGGGTGGCAGCAAAACAGAAAACTGGTGACCGACTTCTACAACGCCCGCCGCAGGGAGCTTGCGAAGAAAGAGCCCAACGCTGCCCACTTCGCCCTGGCGGAGCTGGAGAGAAAATATCCGGGCCGGGTCTGGAACCTGACGCAGAACGTCGATGACATGCTGGAGAGGGCGGGATGCAAAGAGGTGATCCATCTGCACGGCACCCTGCGCGACCTTCGCTGCGAGTCGTGCCACCGGCTCTTCGATATCGGCTACCGTGCCCAGAAAGAGGAGGAACGCTGTCCCTACTGCGGTTCTGCGGATGTGCGCCACAACGTCGTGATGTTTGGCGAGAGTGCTCCGGAGTACCGTCACATCTATGAAGCGGTGGACGATTGCGGTCTTTTTGTTGCCATCGGGACCAGCGGGCGGGTGATCGACATTGCCTCCTTGGCCGGGGAATTTTACCACTCCATTCTGGTCAATCCAAAACGCGAAGAACACATCACGGCTTATGGAAATTTTGATAAGATGATAGATGCGTATTTCGAGCACTTTCTCCAGGAGAGGGCGACGGCAGCGGCGGCGGAAATGACCGCGATGATTGAGGAGTATTTAGATGAAGAATAG
- a CDS encoding ADP-ribosylglycohydrolase family protein, whose translation MKNRLRAALWGAFYGDAYALGGHWLYDTHQISQSEFDTKQFNDPLTDYHVGKAAGDFTHYGDQMFWLLEALATDETFNMHDFASTWKAKMKVYGGYVDKASKETMAALETGKSSLACGSNSRDLSVVGRMMPLIYAYHNDMEKMMECVKLHTIFTHMTREVVESAAYFNELIMAVSLGAEIGRAIEEIALAYSDQVQHWVDLGVEMAEKESTEAIKTLGQSCSVEGGFAAVIYLLMRFSDFQEAMEANVLAGGDSAARGMIVGAVLGAYGGMEVIPFNYNAMSEADTIAKYIEMIDAKDA comes from the coding sequence ATGAAGAATAGACTTCGGGCGGCACTCTGGGGTGCCTTTTACGGTGATGCCTACGCTCTGGGGGGGCACTGGCTCTACGACACCCACCAGATCAGTCAATCGGAGTTTGACACCAAGCAGTTCAACGACCCGCTGACGGATTACCATGTCGGCAAGGCGGCCGGCGATTTCACCCATTACGGCGATCAGATGTTTTGGCTGCTTGAGGCCCTGGCGACGGACGAAACGTTTAACATGCACGACTTTGCCAGCACATGGAAGGCGAAGATGAAAGTGTACGGAGGCTATGTCGACAAAGCCTCAAAAGAGACGATGGCAGCGCTTGAGACCGGGAAAAGTTCGCTTGCCTGCGGTTCCAACTCGCGTGATCTGAGCGTGGTCGGACGGATGATGCCGCTGATCTATGCCTATCATAACGATATGGAAAAGATGATGGAGTGTGTCAAGCTGCACACCATTTTCACGCATATGACAAGGGAAGTCGTGGAGAGTGCCGCGTATTTCAACGAACTCATCATGGCGGTCAGCCTGGGTGCCGAGATCGGCCGTGCGATCGAAGAGATCGCACTGGCCTACTCCGATCAGGTGCAGCACTGGGTCGATCTGGGGGTCGAAATGGCGGAGAAGGAGAGTACCGAAGCCATCAAAACACTCGGACAGTCGTGCAGTGTCGAGGGCGGTTTTGCGGCCGTCATCTACCTGCTGATGCGTTTCAGCGATTTTCAGGAGGCGATGGAGGCCAATGTCCTCGCCGGCGGCGATTCGGCGGCCCGCGGTATGATCGTCGGCGCGGTGCTTGGCGCTTACGGCGGCATGGAGGTGATTCCCTTCAACTACAATGCGATGAGCGAGGCCGATACGATTGCCAAATATATAGAGATGATTGATGCCAAAGACGCTTGA
- a CDS encoding pyridoxamine 5'-phosphate oxidase family protein yields MPKTLEKIEAFLAKHHLLSLATVAGNCPQSASLFYAYDVENVGFVVASDRKTEHIRNVLVNDKVSGTVALETDIVGKIEGIQFKGIMRAISQEEGSLYFKKFPYARVMKPQLWQIELAEIKLTDNRLGFGKKLYWQRADSRELE; encoded by the coding sequence ATGCCAAAGACGCTTGAGAAGATTGAAGCCTTTCTTGCCAAACATCATCTTCTCTCCCTTGCTACTGTTGCAGGAAACTGTCCGCAGTCAGCGAGTCTTTTTTATGCGTACGACGTTGAAAATGTAGGGTTTGTTGTTGCATCCGACAGGAAAACGGAGCATATCCGAAATGTTCTGGTCAATGATAAGGTTTCCGGTACGGTGGCCTTGGAAACGGATATTGTAGGTAAAATAGAGGGGATCCAGTTCAAGGGTATCATGCGTGCCATCAGCCAGGAAGAGGGGAGCCTCTATTTTAAAAAGTTCCCTTATGCCCGGGTGATGAAGCCGCAGTTATGGCAGATTGAACTGGCGGAGATAAAATTGACGGACAACCGCCTGGGTTTTGGTAAAAAGCTCTATTGGCAAAGGGCCGATTCTAGAGAGTTAGAGTAA
- a CDS encoding dUTP diphosphatase produces MEKVLEMLLLQQELNDATNGEGWEAGKTKNGKIINWKRCIYMECCEIVDSFAWKHWKAINQEPDWANLQIEVVDVWHFIMSLGLEDYSQNFRGTIEDLAMTVSQMPGYKALEENGELLFAEPHVIMEKVEDIICNAVDRKGFDSAKLFEDFFELTLMCKLNLQDLYRLYVGKNVLNQFRQDHGYKEGTYIKVWNGKEDNVVMQELWEENDALTPKVLYGTLQKAYATVA; encoded by the coding sequence GTGGAAAAAGTCTTAGAGATGTTGCTGTTGCAACAAGAGCTGAATGATGCGACCAACGGCGAAGGATGGGAGGCTGGCAAGACAAAGAACGGCAAGATCATCAATTGGAAACGCTGTATCTATATGGAGTGTTGCGAGATAGTGGACTCTTTTGCCTGGAAACACTGGAAAGCGATCAACCAGGAGCCGGACTGGGCAAACCTGCAGATAGAAGTGGTTGATGTATGGCACTTCATCATGAGCCTGGGACTCGAAGACTATTCACAGAACTTCCGCGGGACCATCGAGGACCTGGCAATGACTGTATCCCAGATGCCGGGTTATAAAGCTTTGGAAGAAAACGGCGAACTGCTGTTTGCCGAACCGCATGTCATTATGGAAAAAGTCGAAGATATCATCTGCAATGCGGTTGACCGCAAAGGTTTTGACAGTGCCAAGCTCTTCGAAGACTTTTTCGAGCTCACTTTGATGTGCAAACTCAACCTTCAAGACCTTTACCGCCTCTATGTCGGCAAGAACGTCCTCAACCAGTTCCGTCAGGATCACGGCTATAAAGAGGGGACCTACATCAAGGTCTGGAACGGCAAAGAGGACAATGTTGTTATGCAGGAACTCTGGGAAGAGAATGACGCCTTGACGCCAAAAGTACTCTACGGTACCCTGCAAAAGGCGTATGCTACGGTTGCATAG
- a CDS encoding DEAD/DEAH box helicase codes for MSNETTEKTIAETLPVDETFEQFGLKKEILRAIGYAGFKTPSPIQKMAIPIVLSGRDVVAQAQTGTGKTAAFGLPVLNNMNGNNGVEALIITPTRELANQVSDELFKYGKQLGIRTVTVYGGSSYGRQIGLIERGAQVVIATPGRLKDILARDMLKDFAPSTVILDEADEMLDMGFLDDINEIFSYLPSDRQTLLFSATMPPPIKKLAERILVNPEFITITRSETTNVDIEQKYYVIDENERDDAIIRLLDAEETTKCVVFCRTKKEVDRVAEVLMGVGYSAKGLHGDMEQRQREAVIKGLKTGQYDILVATDVAARGIHIDDVSHVFNYHIPFDSESYVHRIGRTGRAGQKGMAITLLTPREFKELQRIKTKVGTTMEHAYVPSKSSIKKANFSSIVESIEKHKVFDEAHQILDALREDIDDEQIIYKLISMIMDRQEVKGPNEIGINRERLEKILANLERSHGSNRGGSGGYRGNRGRSGGGYRGNRDRNSGGGGYRGNRDRNRD; via the coding sequence ATGAGTAACGAAACAACAGAAAAAACAATCGCAGAGACCCTGCCCGTAGACGAGACGTTCGAGCAGTTCGGCCTTAAAAAAGAGATTCTGCGTGCGATCGGTTATGCCGGTTTCAAAACACCGAGTCCTATCCAAAAAATGGCGATCCCAATTGTTTTGAGTGGCCGTGATGTTGTAGCACAGGCACAGACAGGTACAGGTAAAACAGCTGCCTTTGGTCTTCCGGTCCTTAACAACATGAACGGTAACAACGGTGTCGAAGCACTGATCATCACACCGACACGCGAACTTGCCAACCAGGTAAGTGACGAGCTTTTCAAATACGGCAAGCAGCTGGGTATTCGTACCGTAACCGTCTACGGCGGCAGCTCTTACGGCCGTCAGATCGGTCTGATCGAGCGCGGCGCACAGGTCGTCATCGCGACACCGGGCCGTCTTAAAGATATCCTCGCCCGTGACATGTTGAAAGACTTCGCCCCATCGACTGTTATTCTGGACGAAGCGGACGAGATGCTTGACATGGGCTTCCTTGACGACATCAATGAGATCTTCTCATACCTTCCAAGTGACCGTCAGACACTTCTTTTCTCGGCGACTATGCCGCCTCCGATCAAGAAACTTGCAGAGCGTATTCTGGTCAACCCTGAGTTCATCACGATCACGCGTTCTGAGACAACAAACGTTGATATTGAGCAGAAGTACTATGTTATTGACGAAAATGAGCGTGATGATGCCATTATCCGTCTTCTTGATGCGGAAGAGACAACCAAATGTGTTGTCTTCTGTCGTACCAAAAAAGAGGTCGATCGTGTTGCTGAAGTCCTTATGGGTGTCGGGTACAGTGCCAAAGGTCTTCACGGCGACATGGAACAGCGTCAGCGTGAGGCTGTCATCAAAGGTCTGAAAACAGGTCAATATGACATCCTTGTAGCAACCGATGTTGCTGCCCGCGGTATCCATATTGATGATGTCAGCCACGTTTTCAACTACCATATCCCGTTTGACTCCGAGTCTTATGTCCACCGTATCGGCCGTACAGGCCGTGCCGGTCAGAAAGGTATGGCAATCACACTGCTTACCCCGCGTGAGTTCAAAGAGCTTCAGCGCATCAAAACAAAAGTCGGTACGACAATGGAACACGCGTATGTCCCATCAAAATCATCGATCAAAAAAGCCAACTTCTCTTCTATCGTCGAGTCGATCGAGAAACATAAAGTCTTTGACGAAGCGCACCAGATCCTTGATGCACTTCGCGAGGACATCGATGATGAGCAGATCATCTACAAGCTTATCTCTATGATCATGGACCGTCAGGAAGTCAAAGGGCCGAACGAGATCGGTATCAACCGTGAACGTCTTGAGAAGATCCTGGCCAACCTTGAGCGCAGTCACGGCAGTAACCGTGGCGGTAGCGGTGGCTACCGTGGAAATCGCGGCCGCAGCGGCGGCGGCTACCGCGGTAACCGTGATCGCAACAGCGGTGGCGGCGGCTACCGTGGTAACCGCGACAGAAACAGAGACTAA